A genomic segment from Bacteroidales bacterium encodes:
- a CDS encoding TolC family protein, with protein MKKTIYILIVFYVHISWQTMAQIESTNVALSQCIDAALINNPSIKESENDASISALGIKMAQSGLYPTVSIEGSGGISDQYRLGNDYKIGTAKLTIDQLIWQKGKVKSVIEQTRFTKDASIASLEARKQELIVSVKKIYFTCLQQNQLYLVAQDNVSKAELFLEYARERYKIGVGRKSDILKAESDLAEAEFERDSYRNSLKQSQNELSMLTGLSDNNQSLLVDTWQVGNLETYNKQSDSLFAIAFKNYPELQMINNLGLMQQAKIQETKAEFYPRIGVSAGYNWSYNPIVQKQNSWYSVVALRWNIFNGNEKRYRLQSEKIRRISYENQADEIKTFLIKEVSNCLISIKEAENQIVLTNKLMKTTSENLEIAKSQFNVGTGSMLELTDARVKDLSAKQKNIQAMTTFQIAMANLERLIGNTNETPML; from the coding sequence ATGAAAAAAACAATTTACATTCTAATCGTATTTTACGTTCACATCTCTTGGCAAACAATGGCTCAAATAGAGTCAACTAATGTCGCACTAAGTCAATGCATTGATGCTGCTTTAATCAATAATCCAAGTATCAAGGAGTCAGAAAACGATGCAAGCATCTCCGCTTTGGGTATTAAAATGGCGCAGTCCGGTTTGTATCCAACTGTTTCAATCGAAGGTTCTGGAGGAATATCAGATCAATACCGATTGGGAAATGATTATAAGATCGGTACTGCTAAACTGACAATAGATCAGTTAATCTGGCAAAAGGGAAAAGTTAAATCTGTCATAGAACAGACCCGTTTTACTAAAGACGCTTCTATCGCTTCACTTGAAGCTCGCAAACAGGAACTAATCGTTTCGGTTAAGAAAATATATTTTACCTGTTTACAGCAGAATCAATTGTACTTAGTTGCTCAGGATAATGTATCGAAGGCTGAATTATTCTTAGAGTATGCTAGAGAGCGTTATAAAATTGGAGTTGGAAGGAAATCGGATATTCTGAAAGCAGAAAGCGATCTTGCTGAAGCTGAATTTGAAAGAGACTCATACCGGAACTCGCTAAAGCAATCGCAGAACGAACTATCCATGCTTACGGGTCTTTCTGATAATAATCAGTCTCTACTAGTAGATACATGGCAAGTTGGCAACCTTGAAACATACAACAAACAATCCGATAGCCTTTTTGCAATTGCATTTAAAAATTACCCCGAATTGCAGATGATTAACAACCTTGGATTAATGCAACAGGCAAAGATTCAAGAGACAAAAGCAGAATTCTATCCACGAATAGGAGTCAGTGCAGGTTACAATTGGAGCTACAATCCTATCGTTCAAAAGCAAAATAGTTGGTATTCAGTAGTAGCCCTTCGATGGAATATATTCAATGGTAATGAAAAACGCTATAGGTTACAATCGGAAAAGATAAGAAGAATCAGCTATGAAAATCAGGCTGATGAAATAAAGACCTTTTTAATAAAGGAGGTAAGCAACTGCTTAATCAGCATAAAGGAAGCAGAAAATCAAATTGTCCTTACCAACAAATTAATGAAAACTACCTCGGAAAATCTTGAAATAGCCAAAAGTCAGTTCAATGTTGGAACAGGTTCAATGTTAGAGCTGACAGATGCTAGAGTAAAAGATCTTTCAGCCAAACAAAAAAATATTCAGGCCATGACCACTTTTCAAATTGCTATGGCAAATCTCGAACGCTTAATTGGAAATACTAATGAAA